The Amphiprion ocellaris isolate individual 3 ecotype Okinawa chromosome 12, ASM2253959v1, whole genome shotgun sequence region ACAGTAGTCAACTTGACGCTACAGGATCTACACAGAGCGTGGAAATGCGCGGCGCACCGGAGATCGATTGGTCACGTCTGGAAGTGGTCCGTCCAATATTGTCTTCCTCCACCAGCGTCGCTGCATGGTAGCCACACCGGTACGAACGAAGTAAAAAGTGTAGCAATATGCCTCAAGCCATCATTTTGTTCTAACAGTATGAATCGTTAAATTGAGCGGCAGTAGCGGCAGTAGCAATGGGACCAGAGGACTGTGAAGCTGAGTCTTTGCAGAGTTTCTTTCCGAGTGACGAGGATATTGATAAATGGATGTCCAGCGCTTTCGACATGGTGAGTAAATTATTAGTTAACATTTCAGCCAAATAACGGTGGCTAAgttgtttttgtcgtgttcTTAAGGTTCCCAGGTttcaaatattcttttaaagTAGTATACAACTGATGTACAGTATAATTTTGAGCTAATTTGTATCATGATTTTGTCATGATATTGAGCTTCTGCTTAACTCTCCCTGAATGTCTGTGCTTCGTTGCTGCTTGCTGACCTGCTGTAAATGTGTTGGTTCAGGCCAGAGAAGCTCTGGAGAATGGAGAGGTGCCTGTCGGATGTCTGATGGTCTACAAAGATGAAGTCGTGGGGAAGGGAAGGAATGAAGTCAACGAGACGAAAAATGTacgaaaaaatgattttaaaagatTTCTGACATTCTGAAAACTTCCagttgtttttctgatttttatggCTTAAAAACTCAAGGTTGAGCCTCACACAGAAATCTGTCTTTTAGCAAAACAGGCAGATCAGTATAGACTAAAAGCAGCAGCTCATCATAGCATGCTTCTCTGTGTGtcctctgtgtatttgtgtgtgtgtgtgtgtgtgtgtgtgcgtgtgtgcgtgtgtgtgtgtgtgtgtgtgtgtgtgtgtgtgtgtgtgtgtgtgtgtgtgtgtgtgtgtgtgtgtgtgtgagatgtttTGCAGGCGACTCGGCACGCTGAGATGGTTGCTGTGGACCAGGTCCTGGACTGGTGTCGCTGCAGCGGTCTGGATGTGAGGAGTGTGTTTGAACGGACGGTCCTGTACGTCACCGTGGAGCCGTGCATCATGTGTGCTGCAGCTCTGCGGCTGATCAGTATCCTCCTCttacctctgtgtgtgtgtgtgtgtgtgtgtgtgtgtgtttgtgtttgttttggccGAGCTGTCGTTCCTTCACCAGCTGTCAGATCTCCCGGTGGTCGTGTATGGCTGCAGGAACGAGCGCTTCGGAGGCTGCGGTTCAGTTCTGGACGTCTCGTCTGCAAACTTACCTCAGACTGGGACCACATTCAAGGTCTGTGTTTGTATATTTGGCTGTTTATGCCTGCTTGAatccttttttttggtcactgCAGGAGAGTTTCAAGGACTTCTGGCAGCTATAGCAGCAAATTAACTCcctgaacacagaaaaatcaCCAGTGGGTATAAAAGACACGTTAACTTTAAACCATCCAAGCCACCAATTCACTCAGACTCAGCTCTGAGCAATAGTCTTGTGACAAAAAATCAGGgagttttcggctgaactgcaggctgtgtttatacaaagcagggaggagacaagtatggaaacaaattaagaaTATAAGTAGTAAAATGTCCATAATATGTCGACTCACGTTTTCTCcggtattggtaacacctgaataatcaaataaattcaactttccCTTTTCTTATTTATGATTTTTGACACCATAACTCTGTCATCTTGTCGCAACTGTGCATAGATGACATTTTTTAGATGTAGCTCCTCCTagctgtggttgtgctgtttccatagcaaGGACTCAGGTTGCTTTTAAACGATCTGCAAGTCCCTGCCGTTTAAATGACCTGACCGAGTGTGTCATATGTGTTCAGTGTGTTTCAGGTCACCGAGCAGAAGAAGCTGTGGAAATGCTGAAGACTTTCTACAAACAGGAGAATCCTAATGGTCATTTGAACAgtcatctcttcttcttcttgtcttttttcccttcttccCTTTCcatctgttgctttttgtctttttctattttttacttgaAATTTTTTCGGGTAATATTATCTGCCATCTTGTCTCCATTTTCCCCTTTGAATTCCATTTCTTCTCATTCGTTGGCATCATCTtgtctcctcttttctcttcactttagtttttcagtttttcaaagagcacaaaattaatatttttatttctttaccattctctcttttttaaccattctttccattttctttcctatttaaaatgtatttttcttgactttttacTGATTCAGCTTGTCTGATTTACCTACTAACAGTTTTGCTTCCATCTTTTTCAGCCCCAAAACCAAAGACAAGGAAGGACTGACCTCCGAAGAAATGTGCTGTTGTATGCTTCTTTCAAGAAATTGTTTGtatttacctttaaaaaaaaaaaagcaataaatgtttgggtgttttttttacctttgtatttgtatgtatgtgttaCGTACATAGTAAGGTGGtgtgggatctttctgtgtggagtttgcatgttctccctgtgcatgtgtggattttctccaggttctctggcttcctccacagtccaaaaacatactgaggttcattgattattctaaattgtctgtaagtgtgaatgtgagtgtgattgtttgtctctatgtgtagccctgatAGACTGGCCCTGCCAAAGTCCCCTAAGtcacctgggatagactccagcccccccatgaccctaaggaggattaaacagtgtataaGCAATGGAAAAATGAATACATAGTAAGGTTCCTTCAGtcttattttcctctcagtccaCCAGCAGGAGGAGCAGCACACCAGCTAACTCCCCATCACACTGAACCCCAACAGGAAGAAATGAAACTTGAGTTTGTATTTCATCTTTCCGATGAGCCGCAGCTCTTAGATGAGTGTGTGACGCTgcaactgaaacagaaacaagacagttATGAGCATGTGAAAGTGCAAATATTTAGAAAAGGCAGATTTCAAGGTATGCTGTTGGTGAATTTTAAACGCATAATTTCTTTGTCGATCATAATATTGATTTATAGGATTCAGAACCAGACAGATGTTCTGTAAATATAGAAGTCCTCATTTTTCTATGAACCTCATAGACAGTATGAGAAATGGagaggagggtgtgtgtgtgagagacacaGCTTCTCAACTGCttatgtaacacacacacacacacacacacacaggaacacacacacacacacacacacacacacacacggtgacACATTTCAGACTCTTACTTCCtctttgacacacacacacacacacattgtggtatgtgtgtgtgtgtgtttgcagcttttGCAGCTGGGAGAAGTTgaaagaagtgtgtgtgtgtgtgtgtgtgtgtaggtcagtacattgtgtgtttcaggtgtcctgctgtttttttctttccactgaCTCCAACAACGCAATGgagacattttcatttcattcactgtctctcttctgtgtgtgtcaccacttccttcctttttttaatgGCTGAtaccttccttccttccttccttccttccttccttccttccttccttccttccttccttccttcctgtccATCTTTGTTCATTTCTcaccttcttttctttccttcctcgTTTTTACAAGTCACTCTTCTTTTACAGCATCCCTCCCTGCTTTCTTTTTCACCCATACTTCCTTTTTTCAATTTATTCATCATTTGTTTTGAGGTTATTTCAtataaaatgaaccaaaatctaACAGAATATTCCATCTGACCGCCTagaatcagcagatttttttgagCTACAATAGTTTACCTTCAGACTGAGTGTTTTCTGAGCTACAGGTCTTTGAAGTGCACAGGGCTGTGCTTTTTAATTCTCGCTACTTTCTCCAGTATTTCTAAGCCCTTATAACTTCATAAGTTCAGAAGATAGCCTCATAAGGTT contains the following coding sequences:
- the adat2 gene encoding tRNA-specific adenosine deaminase 2, with the protein product MGPEDCEAESLQSFFPSDEDIDKWMSSAFDMAREALENGEVPVGCLMVYKDEVVGKGRNEVNETKNATRHAEMVAVDQVLDWCRCSGLDVRSVFERTVLYVTVEPCIMCAAALRLINLPVVVYGCRNERFGGCGSVLDVSSANLPQTGTTFKCVSGHRAEEAVEMLKTFYKQENPNAPKPKTRKD